One window from the genome of Brachyspira hampsonii encodes:
- a CDS encoding ROK family protein: protein MKEAVIAIDIGGTSMKGAVIEENGNILYKDNFDVNPSHTTEEHKKVITEFVEKLKINIPNDYKAVGLGIDCPGVMNRETLHMGGAENIPGLKGLKFSDIGDKFNLPTRTANDASMAALGEAKYGSGKEKDYQSVMFITLGTGVGGGFVLNGQLFTGSLGGAGEIGHVFVVPDGDKCNCGSSGCIERYASATGFIAMAKQKIHKGVIPTSLTYEELDKGKAKALFDAAKKGDELAKETIAECSYYLGMSIAQALNMLDLDLVLIGGGLCKDFDMMIEHINKGVRNYGLRMMVNNFEIKPASLGNDAGVLGCAALFFRNN from the coding sequence ATGAAAGAAGCAGTTATAGCTATAGATATTGGCGGAACATCTATGAAAGGAGCTGTTATAGAAGAAAACGGCAATATTTTATATAAAGATAATTTTGATGTAAATCCTAGTCATACAACAGAGGAACATAAAAAGGTTATTACAGAATTTGTTGAAAAATTAAAAATCAATATACCTAATGATTATAAAGCAGTTGGTTTAGGAATAGACTGTCCGGGAGTTATGAATAGAGAAACACTTCATATGGGAGGAGCTGAAAATATACCTGGACTTAAAGGATTAAAATTTTCAGACATTGGAGATAAATTTAATTTGCCTACAAGAACTGCTAATGATGCTAGTATGGCTGCTTTAGGAGAAGCAAAATATGGAAGCGGTAAAGAAAAGGATTATCAATCTGTAATGTTTATTACGCTTGGAACAGGAGTTGGGGGCGGATTTGTACTTAACGGACAATTATTTACAGGTTCTTTGGGCGGAGCTGGTGAGATTGGTCATGTATTTGTAGTTCCTGACGGTGATAAATGTAATTGCGGTTCAAGCGGCTGTATAGAAAGATATGCATCAGCTACAGGATTTATTGCTATGGCTAAGCAGAAAATTCATAAAGGAGTTATTCCTACATCTCTTACTTATGAAGAGTTAGATAAAGGTAAGGCAAAGGCTTTATTTGATGCTGCCAAAAAAGGAGATGAACTTGCTAAAGAAACTATTGCTGAATGTTCTTATTATTTAGGTATGTCTATAGCACAGGCTTTGAATATGCTTGATTTGGATTTGGTTCTTATAGGAGGAGGACTTTGTAAAGATTTTGATATGATGATAGAGCATATTAATAAAGGTGTTAGAAATTATGGGCTTAGAATGATGGTTAATAATTTTGAAATAAAACCCGCTTCTTTAGGAAATGATGCAGGTGTTTTGGGATGTGCCGCTTTATTTTTTAGAAATAATTGA
- a CDS encoding PLP-dependent cysteine synthase family protein — MIYNNILDLIGNTPIVRLKNIERKFNLDSNIELYGKVEKVNPAGSVKDRAVKQILTDLIKEGKLKEGSTIIEPTSGNTGIAMAAIGRYLKLNVIIVMPSSMSEERRKLIRDYGAKLELVDGGMNVAVERAEYLNKKIADSIIPGQFTNKSNVMAHYLTTAPEIFKDIDDVNYIFSGIGTGGTATGIGKYIKDNNKNAKVIGVEPESSPLLTKGHAAPHKIQGIGANFVPEILDLSVIAKIIDVSNDNAINTARELCENEGLFVGISSGASVYAAIDFSKQIRNESNDKKIKMLCILPDTGERYSWN; from the coding sequence ATGATTTATAATAATATACTTGATTTAATAGGAAATACTCCAATAGTAAGGTTAAAAAATATTGAGAGAAAATTCAATTTAGACAGTAATATAGAATTGTATGGAAAAGTAGAGAAAGTTAATCCAGCAGGTTCAGTAAAAGATAGAGCAGTAAAGCAAATATTAACAGACCTAATCAAAGAAGGTAAGCTAAAAGAAGGTTCCACTATAATAGAGCCTACTTCAGGCAACACAGGTATTGCTATGGCTGCTATTGGAAGATATTTAAAACTTAATGTTATAATAGTTATGCCTTCATCAATGTCTGAAGAGAGAAGAAAATTAATAAGAGATTACGGTGCAAAATTAGAATTAGTTGATGGAGGAATGAATGTTGCAGTTGAAAGAGCAGAATATTTAAATAAAAAAATTGCTGATTCTATTATACCGGGGCAATTTACTAATAAATCTAATGTTATGGCTCATTATCTTACAACTGCACCAGAAATATTTAAAGATATTGATGATGTAAATTATATATTTTCTGGAATTGGAACAGGCGGTACGGCTACAGGAATCGGAAAATATATAAAAGATAATAATAAGAATGCAAAAGTTATTGGAGTAGAGCCGGAATCTTCACCTCTTTTAACTAAAGGACATGCCGCTCCTCATAAAATACAGGGAATAGGTGCTAATTTTGTTCCGGAAATTTTGGATTTAAGTGTAATAGCGAAAATAATAGATGTTTCTAATGATAATGCTATAAATACAGCAAGAGAATTATGTGAAAATGAAGGTTTATTTGTAGGAATATCTTCTGGAGCTAGTGTTTATGCTGCCATAGATTTTTCTAAACAAATCAGAAATGAGAGTAATGATAAAAAAATAAAAATGCTTTGTATATTGCCTGATACAGGTGAAAGATATTCTTGGAATTAA
- a CDS encoding tetratricopeptide repeat protein, which translates to MEASLIVILVLIVLLGFATQYVIKSGSYPIKLKKIVQAYNEQNYDVAMREINTLDPKYKKDANILWMTANMYYKQQQYILAMAALQNMIDGAYFTKELTELNVREFLAKIYEQTGNSKKAIDEYDMITKIRDQDYDSLYKAGLVCYNYEEWVQAQKYLSLAAAQNDSNPQLLYMLAFCFYKIRSYHAAQQNIEKAIALDNTNPQYHLLLGEILSSSRDFQNAIKELEIAYESNEISDKDAISLNLANSYYEIGNFSKAREYYGQVLTKENIPNEKVVDERYRYAETLVKNKQFEAAVKQWEIIKSVRNIYLDVDQKLKTYSSIIANNAFRTALEMDIIEYLEKYFYRILTLNGYVVTDHTKKSDTLVFFVTIKKFGSEGQSYKSTFALDTSGYPMRQDTVDQFMEYARQYKSAHSFLISIGDFAPNLKVDDTVMIIEPERFEAIIEGVISFSD; encoded by the coding sequence GTGGAAGCTTCATTAATTGTAATATTAGTATTAATTGTTTTATTAGGTTTTGCTACTCAATATGTTATAAAGAGCGGCTCATACCCTATTAAACTGAAAAAAATTGTTCAGGCTTATAATGAACAAAACTATGATGTAGCCATGCGAGAGATTAATACTTTAGACCCTAAATATAAAAAAGATGCTAATATATTATGGATGACTGCTAATATGTACTATAAACAGCAGCAATATATATTGGCTATGGCAGCCCTTCAAAATATGATAGACGGAGCTTATTTTACAAAAGAATTAACAGAATTGAATGTAAGAGAGTTTTTAGCAAAAATATATGAACAAACAGGAAACAGTAAAAAAGCTATAGATGAATATGATATGATTACTAAAATTAGGGATCAGGATTATGATTCATTATATAAAGCAGGACTTGTATGCTATAATTATGAAGAATGGGTTCAGGCACAAAAATATTTATCATTAGCTGCGGCACAAAATGACAGCAATCCTCAGCTATTATATATGTTGGCATTTTGTTTTTATAAAATTCGTTCCTATCATGCTGCTCAGCAGAATATAGAAAAGGCTATTGCTTTAGATAATACAAACCCTCAATATCACCTGCTTTTAGGTGAAATATTATCTTCAAGCAGAGACTTCCAAAATGCAATAAAAGAATTAGAAATAGCTTATGAAAGTAATGAAATATCTGATAAAGATGCTATATCTTTGAATCTTGCTAATTCTTATTATGAGATTGGAAATTTCAGTAAAGCAAGAGAATATTACGGACAAGTTTTAACTAAAGAAAATATACCAAATGAAAAAGTTGTAGATGAGAGATACAGATATGCTGAAACTTTGGTAAAAAATAAGCAGTTTGAAGCGGCTGTTAAACAATGGGAAATAATTAAATCTGTAAGAAATATATATTTAGATGTTGATCAAAAATTAAAAACTTATAGTTCTATTATTGCCAATAATGCATTCAGAACTGCCTTGGAAATGGATATTATAGAATATCTTGAAAAATACTTCTATAGAATATTAACATTAAACGGCTATGTAGTTACAGATCATACTAAAAAATCTGACACATTAGTATTCTTTGTAACTATTAAGAAATTCGGTTCTGAAGGACAGTCATATAAGAGTACATTTGCATTAGATACTTCAGGATATCCTATGCGTCAGGATACAGTAGATCAGTTTATGGAATATGCAAGACAATACAAAAGTGCTCACTCTTTCTTGATAAGTATAGGAGATTTCGCACCTAACTTGAAAGTAGATGATACTGTAATGATTATTGAACCTGAAAGATTTGAAGCGATTATTGAAGGTGTTATATCATTCAGCGATTAA
- the rpsB gene encoding 30S ribosomal protein S2: protein MSLPVMKDLLEAGVHFGHPTRKWDPRMKPFIFQERNDIYIIDLMKTLTYVKKAHEAVKEMARNGGNVLFVGTKKQASQSIKEAAEKCDMYYVNNRWLGGMLTNFATIKKSIARLKKIEKEEVDGTFDKLPKKEVILLLKEKERLEKNFAGIKDMENLPDMLFVIDPMQEAIAVSEARKLGIPVVAVVDTNCNPEVIDYPIPGNDDAIRAISLFAGVVASAVIEGQNEAGKETLAKHDSSSEEPAEEVYDNSATEAAEAVAEKYGVSQEDDE, encoded by the coding sequence ATGTCATTACCAGTTATGAAAGACCTTTTAGAGGCAGGCGTACATTTCGGACACCCAACTAGAAAATGGGATCCTAGAATGAAACCTTTTATTTTCCAAGAGAGAAATGATATTTATATCATTGACCTTATGAAAACTTTAACTTATGTTAAAAAAGCTCATGAAGCAGTAAAAGAAATGGCTAGAAACGGCGGAAATGTTCTTTTCGTTGGCACTAAAAAACAAGCATCTCAAAGCATCAAAGAAGCTGCTGAAAAATGCGATATGTATTATGTTAATAATCGCTGGTTAGGAGGTATGCTTACAAATTTTGCTACTATTAAAAAAAGTATTGCAAGACTTAAAAAAATAGAAAAAGAAGAAGTTGACGGTACTTTTGATAAACTTCCTAAAAAAGAGGTTATACTTCTTCTTAAAGAAAAAGAAAGATTAGAAAAAAACTTTGCAGGTATTAAAGATATGGAAAACTTACCAGATATGCTTTTCGTAATAGATCCTATGCAGGAAGCCATTGCTGTAAGCGAAGCTAGAAAACTAGGAATACCTGTTGTTGCAGTTGTTGATACTAACTGTAACCCTGAAGTTATAGATTATCCTATACCTGGAAATGATGATGCTATAAGAGCTATAAGTTTATTTGCAGGTGTTGTTGCTTCTGCTGTTATAGAAGGTCAGAATGAAGCAGGAAAAGAAACATTAGCTAAGCATGACAGTTCTTCTGAAGAGCCTGCTGAAGAAGTTTACGATAATAGTGCTACAGAAGCTGCTGAGGCTGTTGCTGAAAAATATGGTGTTTCTCAAGAAGATGATGAATAA
- a CDS encoding sialidase family protein has protein sequence MFVIISCSKRLNPFNPNNNGSSENIGGGEVTTPIDPPIIPPIENPNDENEPEWFLDPEEQIEPFMEQTLIFTSEVNNNNQNSPKHIYRIPGITVSEKNTIIAVADSRKNSYEDVGFANSKAIDIVVKRSEDGGKSWGPEIIIPPLATSANDAHGDSLFFSCANGDLVVLCAAGGAYAQEKQEFGGSKIMVSRSVDDGISWSDWKLAEGNVNSFGQGLLSGYDRGFAASGTGARLANGTLMGAMLVNKGTGNNTVAAAVIVSTDNGNTWTVRSIAKRKSGTQNEPKVVTQLNDGRILLSVRSGDWRTKEKKRVWFRSVAELGSQWEEITPTGNFYDGACNAEGILFTSTKYGYDKNRLIHLALDSNADRRNLTAFISYDEGMSWEKQRVLNSGRAGYAALARLNDGTIVTLSEEQGGQANLPQNATKELYNIVFRRFNLRWLTDGKDAYTPPDKTAIMRRW, from the coding sequence ATGTTTGTTATAATTTCATGTTCTAAGAGATTAAATCCTTTTAATCCTAATAATAATGGAAGCAGTGAAAATATTGGAGGAGGAGAAGTAACAACTCCTATAGATCCTCCAATTATTCCTCCTATAGAAAATCCTAATGATGAGAATGAACCTGAATGGTTTTTAGATCCTGAAGAACAAATTGAACCTTTTATGGAGCAGACTCTAATTTTTACAAGTGAGGTAAATAATAATAATCAAAATAGTCCTAAACATATATATAGAATACCGGGAATAACAGTTTCAGAAAAAAATACCATAATAGCAGTTGCAGACAGCAGAAAAAATAGCTATGAAGATGTTGGTTTCGCTAATTCAAAAGCTATAGATATTGTTGTAAAAAGAAGTGAAGATGGAGGTAAAAGCTGGGGACCTGAGATAATCATTCCACCTCTTGCAACAAGTGCTAATGATGCTCATGGCGATTCACTATTTTTTTCATGTGCTAATGGAGATTTAGTGGTTTTATGTGCTGCTGGAGGGGCATATGCACAGGAAAAACAAGAATTTGGCGGGTCAAAAATTATGGTATCAAGAAGTGTTGATGATGGAATTAGTTGGAGCGATTGGAAACTTGCTGAAGGAAATGTTAATAGTTTTGGACAGGGGTTATTGTCTGGTTATGATAGAGGATTTGCAGCTTCTGGTACAGGAGCAAGACTTGCTAATGGAACTTTAATGGGGGCTATGCTTGTAAATAAAGGAACTGGAAATAATACGGTAGCGGCTGCTGTCATAGTTTCTACTGATAATGGTAATACTTGGACAGTTAGAAGTATAGCTAAAAGAAAATCAGGGACTCAAAATGAACCTAAAGTTGTTACTCAGTTAAATGACGGGAGAATTTTATTGTCAGTTCGTTCTGGAGATTGGCGAACTAAAGAAAAGAAAAGAGTATGGTTCAGGTCTGTTGCTGAATTAGGTTCTCAATGGGAAGAAATTACTCCTACAGGTAATTTTTATGACGGAGCTTGTAATGCTGAGGGTATTTTATTTACTTCTACTAAATACGGTTATGATAAAAATAGACTTATACATTTAGCATTGGATTCTAATGCAGATAGAAGAAACCTAACTGCTTTTATAAGTTATGATGAAGGTATGTCCTGGGAAAAACAAAGAGTTTTAAATTCTGGAAGAGCTGGATATGCAGCATTGGCAAGATTAAATGATGGTACTATAGTCACTCTTAGTGAGGAACAGGGCGGGCAGGCAAACTTACCTCAGAATGCAACTAAGGAACTTTATAATATTGTATTTAGAAGATTTAATTTAAGATGGCTTACAGATGGAAAAGATGCTTATACACCTCCAGATAAAACTGCTATAATGAGAAGATGGTAA
- a CDS encoding alpha-hydroxy-acid oxidizing protein, which yields MKGKRIIIIGAGLLQVPAIQIAQEMGLYTIVFDYNKDAHGMKIADYPMVVSTRDVDGSVRAARDLSQKMEIHGVITVGTDASSTVAAVANALGLPGNRFEDAYAASNKIRMRERFKKNNVPQPNFFPVWNYEEAMEAYKHLNTPVVVKPADNMGARGVMKVSSESDILAAFNRAKSASPSGEVIVEEFMDGPELSIDMLIYNDEIYVTGVADRIIEFPPFFIETGHIMPSALEKEKIDDAINVMKAGIKALNLKIGAAKGDIKVTKNGAMVGEIAARLSGGFMSAYTYPLSTGVNLIKNAIEIALGNPPSDLKPKWDKVSVEKAFLPGTGIIESIEGVENAKKIEGVKEVFIKTKTGDILVTPTNNLEKAGNVITVGKTRDEAVAIANKAINAVHFKLTDEKSITVEEIKRIAQEKLASKHNANYLFKDNIDEKTGLSNYSFNPSIIHEEKEVKLETTLFNTHVSQPVIIDTIHNLTEVIDGIMDIREYYETVMDSASNCEVLAILNDFNNEELFELSIKTVKDKKRGIIMIDGNNTQDVLLQRLRESEKNGACAVGIDFSYCYNINSNNKIHIRSEKELSKLIKEIDIPVIIKGISNENDIHHINSAHANAVYFSNNNRYALKGMEKVADTINRVACNLHNSHKMQLLWLTESPRYGADVFKYFMLGANAVSITEESFISAISKGRKGLEYAIYSNKIELEKMMKVFAQPKLKFNNAIWRKN from the coding sequence ATGAAAGGCAAGCGTATAATAATAATAGGTGCTGGTTTATTGCAAGTACCTGCAATACAAATAGCTCAGGAAATGGGACTTTACACAATAGTTTTTGATTATAATAAAGATGCACATGGAATGAAAATAGCTGATTATCCTATGGTAGTTTCTACTAGAGATGTTGATGGAAGCGTAAGGGCGGCAAGAGATTTAAGTCAGAAAATGGAAATACATGGAGTTATAACTGTAGGTACTGATGCTTCTTCTACTGTTGCCGCAGTTGCCAATGCTTTAGGACTTCCGGGAAATAGATTTGAAGATGCTTATGCCGCATCAAATAAAATAAGAATGCGTGAAAGATTCAAAAAGAACAATGTACCTCAGCCGAATTTCTTTCCTGTATGGAATTATGAAGAAGCTATGGAGGCATATAAGCATTTAAATACTCCTGTTGTTGTTAAGCCTGCTGATAATATGGGTGCTCGCGGTGTAATGAAAGTATCAAGTGAAAGCGATATATTAGCAGCATTTAATAGAGCTAAAAGTGCCTCGCCTTCTGGGGAAGTAATAGTAGAAGAGTTTATGGACGGTCCGGAACTATCTATTGACATGCTTATATATAATGATGAGATATATGTTACAGGGGTTGCTGACAGAATAATAGAGTTTCCTCCATTTTTCATAGAAACAGGTCATATTATGCCTTCTGCATTAGAAAAAGAAAAGATAGATGATGCTATAAATGTAATGAAAGCTGGTATAAAAGCATTAAATTTGAAAATTGGAGCTGCCAAAGGTGATATTAAAGTTACAAAAAATGGTGCTATGGTTGGAGAAATTGCTGCAAGATTATCCGGCGGATTTATGAGTGCCTATACCTACCCTCTTTCTACAGGTGTTAATCTAATAAAAAATGCAATAGAAATAGCATTAGGAAATCCTCCAAGCGATTTAAAACCTAAATGGGATAAAGTTTCCGTTGAAAAAGCATTTCTTCCGGGTACAGGAATAATAGAATCTATTGAAGGGGTTGAAAATGCTAAAAAAATAGAAGGTGTTAAAGAAGTATTTATAAAAACAAAAACAGGAGATATATTAGTAACACCTACAAATAACTTGGAAAAAGCAGGTAATGTTATAACTGTAGGAAAAACAAGAGATGAGGCTGTAGCAATAGCAAATAAGGCTATAAATGCTGTTCATTTCAAACTTACAGATGAAAAAAGTATAACAGTAGAAGAAATAAAAAGAATAGCTCAGGAAAAATTAGCATCAAAACATAATGCAAATTATCTATTTAAAGATAATATAGATGAAAAAACAGGACTTTCAAATTATTCATTTAATCCAAGTATTATACATGAAGAAAAAGAAGTGAAATTAGAAACGACATTATTTAACACTCATGTTTCTCAGCCTGTAATTATAGATACAATACATAATTTAACTGAAGTAATAGATGGAATAATGGATATAAGAGAATATTATGAAACTGTAATGGATAGTGCTTCTAATTGCGAAGTATTGGCTATATTAAATGATTTCAATAATGAAGAATTATTTGAATTATCTATAAAGACTGTAAAAGATAAAAAAAGAGGTATTATTATGATTGATGGTAATAATACCCAAGATGTTTTACTGCAAAGATTAAGAGAATCTGAAAAGAATGGTGCTTGTGCTGTGGGAATAGATTTCTCATATTGTTATAATATTAATTCCAATAATAAAATACATATAAGAAGCGAAAAAGAATTGTCAAAATTAATAAAAGAAATAGATATACCTGTAATAATTAAAGGAATATCTAATGAAAATGATATACATCATATTAATTCGGCACATGCAAATGCTGTATATTTTTCAAATAATAATAGGTATGCATTAAAAGGTATGGAAAAAGTTGCCGATACTATTAATAGAGTAGCATGTAATCTGCATAATAGTCATAAAATGCAGTTATTATGGCTTACTGAATCTCCTAGATATGGGGCTGATGTGTTTAAATACTTTATGTTAGGAGCTAATGCAGTTTCTATAACAGAAGAAAGTTTTATTTCTGCTATAAGTAAAGGCAGAAAAGGGCTTGAATATGCTATTTATTCTAATAAAATAGAATTAGAAAAAATGATGAAAGTATTTGCTCAGCCTAAACTTAAATTTAATAATGCAATATGGCGAAAAAATTAG
- the epsC gene encoding serine O-acetyltransferase EpsC, giving the protein MKLKTFNELPNQKDIKDIVKLIRDYVFPNFFRETPNRDIVKKSIAKLYMKIVTNDSSLLDFIEQLDDIVVSLEHDLEFFYQSDPASKSYDEIIFTYPGFRAIFHYRIAHIFYKQKEYLIARTISEFAHSKTGIDIHPGAKIGDYFFIDHGTGIVIGETTIIGNHVKIYQGVTLGALSLTNGRSLEGQKRHPTVCDYVTIYANASIFGGNTTIGENTVIGANCIVLESVEENKKITFNNNMSV; this is encoded by the coding sequence ATGAAATTAAAGACTTTTAATGAACTGCCTAATCAAAAAGATATCAAGGATATAGTTAAACTTATAAGAGATTATGTGTTTCCTAATTTTTTTAGAGAAACTCCTAATAGAGATATTGTCAAAAAAAGTATAGCCAAACTTTATATGAAAATAGTTACTAATGATTCTTCTTTATTAGATTTTATAGAACAGCTTGATGATATTGTTGTAAGTTTAGAACATGATTTAGAGTTTTTTTATCAGTCAGATCCTGCTTCAAAATCTTATGATGAAATAATATTTACATATCCCGGATTCAGAGCAATATTTCATTATAGAATAGCACATATATTTTATAAACAAAAGGAATATTTAATAGCTAGAACTATATCTGAATTTGCTCATTCAAAAACAGGTATAGATATTCATCCTGGAGCTAAAATAGGCGATTATTTCTTTATAGATCATGGTACAGGCATTGTTATAGGTGAAACTACTATTATTGGCAATCATGTAAAAATATATCAGGGTGTTACATTAGGAGCATTATCATTGACTAATGGCAGATCTTTGGAAGGTCAGAAAAGGCATCCTACAGTATGTGATTATGTTACAATATATGCTAATGCTTCAATATTTGGCGGCAATACTACTATAGGTGAGAATACTGTTATAGGAGCTAACTGTATAGTTTTAGAGTCTGTTGAAGAAAATAAAAAGATAACATTCAATAATAATATGTCAGTATAA
- the tsf gene encoding translation elongation factor Ts, whose amino-acid sequence MANISMDTIKELRERTGVGIMDCKKALQETDGDMDKAIRLLKEKGAAVAAKKNERIVKEGSIGFCINDDRTKAACIELQCETDFVAKNELFINLAKEIANTAMGLDDVSVETVLNAKGSNGDTIQGMINEGIQKWGEKTVLAEAKVMKTDGFFGTYAHFNNKLVAIVEFDVKPKGKCLEIADQIAMHVASEKPLALNREGIDPNAVKEQKEIFEKQVRDAGKPENMIEKIVDGKMNSWYSESVLIDQKLFTDNKITIKSLIDEISKEAGSQATIKNFVIVALGL is encoded by the coding sequence ATGGCAAATATTAGTATGGATACTATTAAAGAGCTTAGAGAGCGTACCGGCGTAGGTATAATGGACTGTAAAAAAGCTCTTCAGGAAACTGACGGCGATATGGATAAAGCTATTCGCCTTCTTAAAGAAAAAGGTGCGGCTGTTGCTGCTAAAAAGAACGAACGTATTGTTAAAGAGGGTTCTATAGGTTTTTGCATTAATGATGATAGAACTAAAGCTGCTTGTATAGAACTTCAATGCGAAACTGATTTTGTTGCTAAAAATGAATTATTCATCAATTTAGCTAAAGAAATTGCTAATACTGCTATGGGTTTAGATGATGTATCAGTAGAAACAGTTCTAAATGCTAAAGGTTCTAATGGTGATACTATTCAAGGTATGATAAATGAGGGCATACAAAAATGGGGTGAAAAAACTGTACTTGCTGAAGCTAAAGTTATGAAAACAGACGGCTTTTTTGGTACTTATGCTCACTTCAATAATAAACTTGTTGCTATAGTGGAATTTGATGTTAAGCCTAAAGGTAAATGTTTGGAAATAGCAGATCAAATAGCTATGCATGTTGCTAGTGAAAAACCTCTAGCTTTGAATAGGGAAGGAATAGACCCTAATGCTGTTAAAGAACAGAAAGAAATCTTTGAAAAACAAGTAAGAGATGCAGGAAAACCAGAAAACATGATAGAAAAAATTGTTGATGGTAAAATGAATTCTTGGTATTCTGAAAGCGTTCTTATAGATCAAAAATTATTTACTGATAATAAAATCACTATTAAAAGTTTGATAGATGAAATATCTAAAGAAGCAGGTTCTCAAGCAACTATCAAAAACTTTGTAATTGTTGCATTAGGTTTATAA
- a CDS encoding sugar kinase: MSEVITFGEIMLRLSPPSNLRFVQANSYDVRFGGGEANVAFALSNFGVDASFVTKLPNNDIGQSCINELRRYGVDVSNIVLGGDRIGIYFLEKGASQRGSKVIYDRTNSSISKCTKEDFDWDKIFDGAKWFHLTGITPALGKNVSEVCIEACKKAKEKNITISLDLNYRKKLWTSKEANETMSKLMPYVDICIANEEDAEKVFGIKAKDSNIIEGKLSHEGYKDVAKEIVNRFKVKKVGIALRGSISASENLWSCMLYNGEEYFFSKEYLIKIVDRVGGGDSFAAGLIYSLLNGKDDREALEFAAAASCLKHSIDGDFNIVTIDEVMTVYNGDASGRIQR; the protein is encoded by the coding sequence ATGTCAGAAGTTATAACTTTTGGGGAAATAATGTTAAGGCTTTCTCCTCCTTCAAATTTAAGGTTTGTACAGGCTAATTCTTATGATGTAAGATTTGGAGGAGGCGAGGCTAATGTTGCTTTTGCCTTATCTAATTTCGGAGTTGATGCTTCATTTGTTACTAAACTTCCTAATAATGATATAGGTCAATCGTGCATCAATGAATTAAGAAGATATGGTGTTGATGTATCGAATATAGTTTTAGGCGGAGATAGAATAGGTATATACTTTCTTGAAAAAGGTGCGAGTCAAAGAGGTTCTAAAGTTATATATGATAGGACTAATTCCTCAATATCTAAGTGTACTAAAGAAGATTTTGATTGGGATAAAATTTTTGATGGAGCTAAATGGTTTCACCTTACGGGAATAACTCCGGCACTTGGTAAAAATGTTTCTGAAGTTTGTATTGAGGCTTGCAAAAAAGCTAAAGAAAAAAACATTACAATTAGTTTAGATTTAAATTACAGAAAAAAATTATGGACATCAAAAGAAGCTAATGAAACTATGAGCAAATTAATGCCTTATGTTGATATATGTATTGCCAATGAAGAAGATGCTGAAAAAGTATTTGGTATTAAAGCAAAAGACAGTAATATTATAGAGGGTAAATTATCTCATGAAGGCTATAAAGATGTAGCTAAAGAAATAGTGAATAGATTTAAAGTAAAAAAAGTTGGAATTGCTTTGAGAGGTTCCATTTCGGCAAGTGAGAATCTATGGTCTTGTATGCTTTATAATGGAGAAGAGTATTTCTTTTCAAAAGAGTATTTAATAAAAATAGTGGATAGAGTAGGAGGCGGAGATAGTTTTGCTGCCGGACTTATATATTCACTTTTAAATGGCAAAGATGACAGAGAAGCATTAGAATTTGCTGCGGCTGCCAGCTGTTTGAAACATTCTATTGATGGTGATTTTAATATTGTAACTATTGATGAGGTTATGACAGTTTATAATGGGGACGCTTCAGGACGCATACAGAGATAG